The following coding sequences are from one Aggregicoccus sp. 17bor-14 window:
- a CDS encoding pyridoxal phosphate-dependent aminotransferase: MSDELPNIPAFRQVPRTGVIYVTTEATRRGYRQGDPAWCNLGQGMPETGELPGAPPRVGSVQVAVNDLEYAPVAGLWELRETIASLYNRLYRRGMPSQYTAENVSISGGGRAALTRAAASLGQVNLGHFLPDYTAYEELLDVFKAFTSIPILLEGERGYAFTPEDLRREIQGRGLSALLFSNPCNPTGKLVHGDELARWVGIARELECSLLIDEFYSHYVWTGRPGQLPVESAARYVEDVNRDPVVLFDGLTKNWRYPGWRVTWTVGPRQVIDAAASAGSFLDGGGSAPLQRAAIPLLEEKSVVAETQAIHAAFREKRDRFVSRLERLGIRADRAPDGTFYVWGNLSQLPAPLNDGMRFFQACLEQKVICVPGEFFDVNPGKRRSRRASRFRSYVRLSFGPSMESLERALGRLEALILGASGAPSR, encoded by the coding sequence GTGAGCGACGAACTGCCGAACATCCCCGCCTTCCGCCAGGTGCCGCGCACCGGCGTCATCTACGTCACCACCGAGGCCACGCGCCGTGGCTACCGCCAGGGAGACCCCGCCTGGTGCAACCTCGGGCAGGGCATGCCGGAGACGGGGGAGCTGCCGGGTGCCCCGCCGCGCGTGGGCAGCGTGCAGGTCGCCGTGAACGACCTCGAGTACGCGCCGGTGGCGGGGCTCTGGGAGCTGCGAGAGACGATCGCGAGCCTCTACAACAGGCTCTACCGGCGCGGGATGCCGAGCCAGTACACGGCCGAGAACGTGAGCATCTCGGGCGGCGGGCGCGCGGCCCTCACGCGCGCGGCCGCGAGCCTCGGACAGGTGAACCTGGGCCACTTCCTGCCGGACTACACCGCGTACGAGGAGCTGCTGGACGTCTTCAAGGCCTTCACCTCCATCCCCATCCTGCTCGAGGGCGAGCGCGGCTACGCCTTCACCCCCGAGGACCTGCGCCGGGAGATTCAAGGTCGCGGCCTCTCCGCGCTGCTCTTCAGCAACCCCTGCAACCCCACGGGGAAGCTGGTGCACGGCGACGAGCTCGCGCGCTGGGTAGGCATCGCGCGGGAGCTGGAGTGCTCGCTGCTCATCGACGAGTTCTACAGCCACTACGTGTGGACGGGCCGCCCCGGGCAGCTCCCAGTGGAGAGCGCCGCACGCTACGTGGAGGACGTGAACCGCGACCCGGTGGTGCTCTTCGACGGGCTCACCAAGAACTGGCGCTACCCGGGCTGGCGCGTGACCTGGACGGTGGGGCCGCGCCAGGTCATCGACGCCGCGGCGAGCGCCGGCAGCTTCCTGGACGGCGGCGGCAGCGCCCCGCTGCAGCGCGCGGCCATCCCGCTGCTCGAGGAGAAGAGCGTGGTCGCCGAGACGCAGGCCATCCACGCGGCCTTCCGCGAGAAGCGCGACCGCTTCGTCAGCCGGCTCGAGCGACTCGGCATCCGCGCGGACCGCGCCCCGGACGGCACCTTCTACGTGTGGGGCAACCTCTCGCAGCTGCCCGCGCCGCTGAACGACGGCATGCGCTTCTTCCAGGCCTGCCTCGAGCAGAAGGTCATCTGCGTGCCGGGCGAGTTCTTCGACGTGAACCCCGGCAAGCGCCGCAGCCGGCGCGCGAGCCGCTTCCGCTCCTACGTGCGCCTCTCGTTCGGCCCCTCGATGGAGAGCCTGGAGCGTGCGCTGGGCCGCCTGGAGGCCCTCATCCTGGGGGCGAGCGGGGCGCCTTCACGTTAG
- a CDS encoding ABC transporter permease: MSKKRFSQQLKGLIWRSSVPEEVEAELKFHLEMVTKELVAGGMAPEAARAEALRRFGDVGEVRKECEQLGQSGVRAEARAAWASELLQDARYALRQLRRFPGFTLTAVLTLALGIGATTAIFSAVRSVVLRPFAWSEPERVMMVSESYQGQRTSMSAGNFVDLRAAATGLEHMAAEGFDSFGLQEGESPERVLAGKVTHEFFDVFGVRPELGRTFLPEEDAAGRAGVVVLGHSLWRTRFGADPGIVGRAIRMDGASYTVVGVMPRGFDPTVSGEQLWVPLVFTPEQRASHDGRSLLAVGRLAKGAHPEQVQAQLATTLEELARRYPEADSGRGAKVEPLAGIVIGDWSTQLMVTLGAVALVLLIACSNVANLLLARGASRARELAVRAALGAGRGRILRQLLTESLVLAVLGGLVGLALAWAGIQVLLASAPEGIPRLDETRIDGSVLLFALGAALLSSLACGLAPAVRAARSDLESVLRQGARGLSHGRDALRGGLIAAEVALAFTLLVGAGLLVRTALHLSQVAPGFEPRGVVVGQVTLPRDAYPEGAQVVRAFERILANLEGSPAVKSAALSSQVPLMGGGGNNFMLPEGRPDTQDQMVIANRRIVSPGFFETLGIPVKEGRRFGAQDVTGAPPVMLVSGQLARTAFGSTPALGRKLACCTPDPQGRWREVAGIVGDVRTAGPMEDPAPEFYLPLNQVPPEAWEWEGRTLTLVVRRAGSITDAVAAMRAAVREVDPGLPLYGVTTLEEALRASTAQARFHTLLLGLLGLVGLVLAAVGIYGVVAYFVGLRTREIGVRMALGARPVDVMRMLAWQGMRPVLAGLVLGGFAAVWTTRLLQASLRGVSPADPWALAAALLLLALVALLATLTPARRALRVDPARVLGEG; encoded by the coding sequence ATGTCCAAGAAGCGCTTCAGCCAGCAGCTCAAGGGGCTCATCTGGCGCAGCTCGGTGCCCGAGGAGGTGGAGGCCGAGCTCAAGTTCCACCTGGAGATGGTGACGAAGGAGCTGGTGGCGGGCGGCATGGCGCCCGAGGCCGCGCGCGCGGAGGCGCTGCGGCGCTTCGGGGACGTGGGCGAGGTGCGCAAGGAGTGCGAGCAGCTCGGTCAGTCCGGCGTGCGCGCGGAGGCCCGGGCCGCGTGGGCGTCGGAGCTGCTGCAGGATGCGCGCTATGCCCTGCGCCAGCTGCGGCGCTTCCCCGGCTTCACGCTCACCGCGGTGCTCACGCTGGCGCTGGGCATCGGCGCCACCACGGCCATCTTCAGCGCCGTGCGCAGCGTGGTGCTGCGCCCCTTCGCCTGGAGCGAACCCGAGCGGGTGATGATGGTCTCGGAGAGCTACCAGGGCCAGCGCACCAGCATGTCCGCGGGCAACTTCGTGGACCTGCGCGCCGCGGCCACCGGCCTCGAGCACATGGCGGCGGAAGGGTTCGACAGCTTCGGCCTGCAGGAGGGCGAGAGCCCGGAGCGCGTGCTCGCCGGCAAGGTGACGCACGAGTTCTTCGACGTGTTCGGGGTGCGCCCGGAGCTCGGCCGCACCTTCCTGCCGGAGGAGGACGCGGCGGGGCGCGCGGGCGTGGTGGTGCTCGGCCACTCGCTGTGGCGCACGCGCTTCGGCGCGGACCCCGGCATCGTGGGCCGCGCCATCCGCATGGACGGCGCCTCGTACACGGTGGTCGGGGTGATGCCGCGCGGGTTCGACCCCACGGTGAGCGGCGAGCAGCTCTGGGTGCCGCTCGTCTTCACCCCCGAGCAGCGCGCCTCCCATGACGGCCGCTCGCTGCTCGCGGTGGGCCGGCTCGCGAAGGGCGCGCACCCCGAGCAGGTACAGGCCCAGCTCGCCACGACCCTGGAGGAGCTCGCGCGGCGCTACCCCGAGGCGGACAGCGGGCGCGGCGCGAAGGTGGAGCCGCTGGCGGGCATCGTCATCGGCGACTGGAGCACGCAGCTGATGGTCACGCTGGGCGCAGTCGCGCTGGTGCTGCTCATCGCCTGCTCCAACGTGGCGAACCTCCTCCTCGCGCGCGGCGCCTCGCGGGCCCGCGAGCTCGCGGTGCGCGCGGCGCTGGGCGCGGGGCGCGGCCGCATCCTGCGCCAGCTGCTCACCGAGAGCCTCGTGCTCGCGGTGCTGGGCGGGCTCGTGGGCCTCGCGCTCGCGTGGGCCGGCATCCAGGTGCTGCTCGCGAGTGCGCCCGAGGGCATCCCGCGCCTGGACGAGACGCGCATCGACGGCAGCGTGCTGCTGTTCGCGCTGGGCGCGGCCCTCCTCAGCAGCCTCGCCTGCGGCCTCGCCCCGGCGGTGCGCGCCGCACGCTCGGACCTGGAGAGCGTGCTGCGCCAGGGGGCCCGCGGTTTGAGCCACGGGCGCGACGCGCTGCGCGGCGGGCTCATCGCAGCGGAGGTCGCGCTCGCCTTCACCCTGCTCGTGGGGGCAGGGCTGCTGGTGCGCACCGCGCTGCACCTGAGCCAGGTGGCGCCGGGCTTCGAGCCGCGCGGCGTGGTGGTGGGCCAGGTGACGCTCCCGCGCGACGCCTATCCCGAGGGCGCGCAGGTGGTGCGCGCCTTCGAGCGCATCCTCGCGAACCTCGAGGGCTCGCCCGCGGTGAAGTCCGCGGCGCTCTCCTCGCAGGTTCCGCTGATGGGCGGGGGTGGCAACAACTTCATGCTCCCCGAGGGGCGCCCGGACACGCAGGACCAGATGGTGATCGCCAACCGGCGCATCGTGTCCCCGGGCTTCTTCGAGACCCTGGGCATCCCGGTGAAGGAGGGGCGGCGCTTCGGGGCGCAGGACGTCACCGGTGCACCGCCCGTCATGCTGGTGAGCGGGCAGCTTGCGCGCACGGCCTTCGGGAGCACGCCGGCGCTGGGCCGCAAGCTCGCGTGCTGCACGCCGGACCCGCAGGGGCGCTGGCGCGAGGTGGCCGGCATCGTGGGCGACGTGCGCACCGCGGGGCCGATGGAGGATCCGGCTCCCGAGTTCTACCTGCCCCTGAACCAGGTGCCGCCGGAGGCCTGGGAGTGGGAGGGGCGCACGCTGACCCTGGTGGTGCGCCGCGCAGGCAGCATCACGGACGCGGTGGCGGCGATGCGCGCCGCCGTGCGCGAGGTGGACCCGGGCCTGCCCCTGTACGGGGTGACCACGCTCGAGGAGGCGCTGCGGGCCTCCACGGCGCAGGCCCGCTTCCACACCCTGCTGCTCGGGCTGCTGGGGCTCGTGGGGCTGGTGCTCGCAGCAGTCGGCATCTACGGCGTGGTGGCCTACTTCGTGGGCTTGCGCACGCGGGAGATCGGCGTGCGCATGGCCCTGGGCGCGAGGCCCGTGGACGTGATGCGCATGCTCGCGTGGCAGGGCATGCGCCCGGTGCTCGCGGGGCTGGTGCTGGGCGGCTTCGCGGCGGTGTGGACCACGCGCCTCCTGCAGGCCTCCTTGCGCGGGGTGAGCCCGGCGGACCCGTGGGCGCTCGCGGCCGCGCTGCTGCTGCTCGCGCTCGTCGCGCTGCTCGCCACGCTCACGCCTGCGCGCCGCGCCCTGCGCGTGGACCCGGCGCGCGTGCTCGGCGAGGGCTGA